A single Deinococcus betulae DNA region contains:
- the upp gene encoding uracil phosphoribosyltransferase, with amino-acid sequence MVTVVTHPLVQHKLSIMRDVRTGVKEFRELAGELSLLLAYEAMRDLDLAPERLHTPIVEDDFPMLSGKKLALVAILRAGLVMTDAIVQLVPAAKVGHIGLYRDPQTLAPVAYYNKLPADIAERRVFLTDPMLATGGSASAAIAFLKEAGATTIKLMCILAAPEGIQVIERDHPDVEIVVAAVDSHLNDHGYIVPGLGDAGDRIYGTK; translated from the coding sequence ATGGTTACGGTCGTGACTCACCCCCTCGTTCAACACAAGCTGTCCATCATGCGCGATGTGCGCACGGGCGTCAAAGAATTCCGCGAGCTGGCCGGCGAACTGAGCCTGCTGCTGGCCTACGAGGCCATGCGCGACCTCGACCTGGCCCCTGAGCGCCTGCACACCCCTATCGTGGAAGACGATTTTCCGATGCTGAGCGGCAAAAAGCTGGCCCTGGTGGCCATCTTGCGCGCCGGGCTGGTCATGACAGACGCCATTGTGCAGCTGGTGCCGGCTGCCAAAGTGGGGCATATCGGCCTGTACCGTGACCCCCAGACCCTCGCGCCTGTGGCCTACTACAACAAGCTGCCTGCCGACATTGCCGAGCGCCGCGTCTTTCTAACCGACCCCATGCTGGCCACAGGGGGCAGTGCCAGCGCGGCCATTGCCTTTTTGAAGGAGGCTGGGGCCACCACCATCAAGCTGATGTGTATCCTTGCGGCTCCTGAGGGCATCCAGGTTATCGAGCGCGACCACCCGGACGTGGAAATCGTGGTGGCGGCGGTGGACAGCCACCTGAACGACCACGGCTATATCGTGCCGGGCCTGGGCGACGCAGGCGACCGCATCTACGGCACCAAGTAG
- a CDS encoding phosphotransferase, protein MTLRPAQPGDAPPARFPVLEAQYGPLTPMDSGMQSRVYATADGQTVVKVYRNHQGDHRTEARNMRRAGLGAWVQDATEADGIEALILRRFPGRPLRAADVPRALPQLRDQLAGLHRERAGHVDLRRVQERLRRFRSALAAYPLGDLFDAVEVPLERGLLAGPAAFCHLDLWHDNILMNPESGEVLVIDWTKAAWDDPLRDLALLKTGTLDLLPPDESLQAALSLLPDQDRATLTRYRAYLAMTTLHDLYWFLMNEPYEFEGQRDAKVPRARHVLARLPG, encoded by the coding sequence GTGACCCTGCGGCCCGCCCAGCCCGGTGACGCGCCCCCGGCCCGGTTTCCGGTGCTCGAAGCGCAGTACGGCCCGCTGACCCCGATGGATTCGGGGATGCAAAGCCGCGTGTATGCCACGGCCGACGGGCAGACCGTGGTCAAGGTTTACCGCAACCACCAGGGCGACCACCGCACCGAGGCCCGCAACATGCGCCGCGCGGGCCTGGGGGCCTGGGTGCAGGACGCCACCGAGGCCGACGGAATTGAGGCCCTGATTCTGCGCCGTTTTCCCGGCCGGCCTCTGCGCGCCGCAGACGTGCCGCGCGCCCTGCCCCAGCTGCGCGACCAACTGGCCGGGCTGCACCGCGAGCGGGCCGGCCACGTGGACCTGCGGCGGGTGCAGGAGCGGCTGCGCCGGTTTCGCAGCGCCCTGGCCGCCTACCCGCTGGGCGACCTGTTTGACGCTGTGGAGGTTCCGCTGGAACGCGGCCTGCTGGCGGGCCCGGCCGCCTTTTGCCATCTGGACCTGTGGCACGACAACATCCTGATGAATCCAGAGAGCGGCGAGGTGCTGGTCATTGACTGGACCAAAGCCGCCTGGGACGACCCCCTGCGGGACCTGGCGCTGCTGAAAACCGGCACCCTCGACCTGCTGCCCCCCGATGAGAGTCTTCAGGCGGCCCTGTCTCTGCTGCCGGACCAGGACCGCGCCACGCTGACCCGTTACCGCGCTTACCTGGCCATGACGACCCTGCATGACCTGTACTGGTTTCTGATGAACGAGCCGTATGAATTCGAGGGCCAGCGTGACGCCAAGGTGCCGCGTGCCCGGCACGTCCTGGCCCGGCTGCCCGGCTAG